Genomic DNA from Candidatus Neomarinimicrobiota bacterium:
GCCCAGGTAAGCCCTTAGGCCGGCCACGGTATCCAGGACGAGGGCCGGTGGTGAGGGCAGCTGTGCGCGGGTGGCGCGGCCCCGGCCGGTGAGCACCAAGGCAAACTCGACGCCTGCTTGGTCTGCGGCAGCGAGGTCGGCCAGGGAGTCGCCGATCAGCATGGCGCCACCAGCCGAGGCATGCGCGGCTGCCATGGCCCTAAGCAGCAGGCCAGGTTCCGGCTTGCGGCAGCTGCAGCCGTCGGCAGGGGCATGGGGACAGATGAAAAAGCTGGGTGCCACCCCCCACTCCCGGGAAAACCGTTCGTGCATGGCGTCCACTTCCTCAAGGGGCCACAAGCCCCTGGCAACGCCGCTTTGGTTGGTGACCACAGCCAGCGGATAGCCGGCAGCGTCCAGGTCCCGGAGCAGGGGCCCGGCGAAGGGATAGGGGGTGAGACCGGCCAGATTAGAGTGGTGGCCCTGCTGCTCGTAATTGAGGGTGCCGTCGCGGTCAAACATCAGCAGGCGCCGGTGGCCTATGATGACGCCTCACTGTAGGAATCCCGCTGGCTGTCACGCACTTCCCGCAGTCGCAGATGTGAACGAAAATAGACCACTGCCCCGATGACGGTGTAGGGAATGACGCCCACGGCATGGAGTGCCACGGCGGCGGCCTGCGCCTGGGACTGTTCCACGGACATGATGTTGACCAGCACCATGATCGCGGCGAAATGGTACGTGCCGATGGAGCCA
This window encodes:
- a CDS encoding HAD family hydrolase, which gives rise to MFDRDGTLNYEQQGHHSNLAGLTPYPFAGPLLRDLDAAGYPLAVVTNQSGVARGLWPLEEVDAMHERFSREWGVAPSFFICPHAPADGCSCRKPEPGLLLRAMAAAHASAGGAMLIGDSLADLAAADQAGVEFALVLTGRGRATRAQLPSPPALVLDTVAGLRAYLG